A single Gammaproteobacteria bacterium DNA region contains:
- the glgP gene encoding alpha-glucan family phosphorylase yields the protein MSSQRRVSHPLYSLLPTDVEGFDSLAELALDMRSSWNHATDQVWRQLDPVLWESTHNPWAVLQTVSREELQGVLADPGFRKNVDDLVQARRVAAEAPAWFQQTYPQSPLTCVAYFSMEFMLSEALPIYSGGLGNVAGDQLKAAGDLGIPAIGVGLLYQQGYFRQLIDQDGAQQAIFPYNDPGQLPIAPLRHPNGEWLRLQLDLPGHPIWLRAWQVQVGRVKLYLLDSNDAANYPPYRGITSELYGSAPDLRLMQELILGIGGWRLLAALGIEPEVCHLNEGHAALAVLERARSFMQATGQSFEVALAVTRAGNLFTTHTAVAAGFDRFAPSLIDHCLGGYARNQLGITLRDLLALGRRNPDDPAEDFNMAYLAIRGSGAVNGVSRLHGKVSRRLFAPLFPRWPADDVPVAHVTNGVHMPTWDSAAADDLWTEACGKDRWLGTTEAHERRMCAISDASFWQLRTTARKSLVEYVRERLSRQLAASGASPEAVDAAKRLFDPNALTLGFARRFASYKRPNLLLHDPERLLRLFSNPQRPVQLVVAGKAHPADQAGQALIRQWTQFIRRSEVRPHVIFLSDYDMHLTEHLVQGVDVWLNTPRRPWEASGTSGMKVLVNGGINLSELDGWWAEAYAPDVGWALGDGQEHGDDPAWDAIEAEALYDLLEREVIPEFYTRDEQGIPSAWVARMRESMARLTPLFSTNRAVREYTERHYLPSAVAYRERNADKGAIGLQVVNWRQALDQKWAALRFGEVKVETDGEQHVFEVQVYLDDLDPEAVRVELYADGVRDGAPVRQEMKRVRQLVGATNGYAYRAGVPATRPATDYTARLLPHRDGVAIPLEAAHILWQR from the coding sequence ATGAGCAGCCAAAGGCGTGTCAGCCACCCGCTATACAGCCTGCTACCCACGGACGTCGAGGGGTTCGATTCCCTGGCCGAGCTGGCCCTGGATATGCGTTCGTCGTGGAATCATGCCACCGACCAGGTGTGGCGGCAGCTGGATCCCGTGCTGTGGGAGTCCACGCATAACCCCTGGGCCGTCCTGCAGACGGTCTCGCGGGAGGAACTCCAGGGTGTTCTGGCCGATCCCGGTTTCCGCAAAAACGTCGATGACCTGGTGCAAGCCAGGCGGGTTGCGGCGGAGGCGCCCGCGTGGTTTCAGCAAACCTATCCACAATCGCCGCTGACCTGTGTCGCCTATTTCAGCATGGAATTCATGCTGAGCGAGGCGCTGCCCATTTACTCGGGCGGGCTGGGCAACGTGGCCGGTGATCAGCTCAAGGCCGCCGGCGATCTGGGCATACCGGCCATCGGCGTGGGGCTGCTCTACCAGCAAGGCTATTTTCGCCAGCTGATCGACCAGGACGGCGCGCAACAGGCCATTTTTCCCTACAACGATCCCGGACAGTTGCCGATCGCGCCGTTGCGCCACCCCAACGGGGAGTGGTTGCGGCTCCAGCTCGACCTGCCGGGCCACCCGATCTGGCTGCGCGCCTGGCAGGTTCAGGTCGGTCGCGTGAAGCTTTACCTGCTGGACAGCAATGATGCGGCGAACTACCCGCCGTACCGGGGGATAACCAGCGAGCTTTACGGGAGCGCGCCGGACCTGCGCCTGATGCAAGAGCTGATCCTTGGGATCGGCGGCTGGCGCTTGCTCGCCGCGCTCGGCATCGAACCGGAAGTCTGCCACCTGAATGAAGGGCATGCGGCGCTCGCCGTGCTGGAGCGCGCGCGGAGTTTCATGCAAGCCACCGGGCAGTCTTTCGAAGTCGCACTGGCCGTTACGCGCGCGGGCAATCTCTTCACCACCCACACGGCGGTGGCCGCCGGCTTCGACCGTTTCGCACCAAGCCTCATCGACCACTGCCTGGGTGGATACGCACGCAACCAGCTCGGCATTACGCTCCGTGATTTGCTGGCGCTGGGCCGCCGGAATCCGGACGATCCGGCGGAGGATTTCAACATGGCGTATCTGGCGATCCGCGGCAGCGGGGCGGTGAATGGCGTGAGCCGCCTGCATGGCAAGGTGAGCCGGCGCCTGTTTGCGCCGCTGTTTCCGCGCTGGCCGGCGGACGACGTGCCGGTCGCACACGTGACCAACGGCGTTCATATGCCGACCTGGGACTCGGCGGCGGCGGACGATCTATGGACGGAGGCCTGTGGCAAGGACCGCTGGCTGGGGACGACGGAAGCCCATGAACGGCGCATGTGCGCCATCTCAGACGCCAGCTTCTGGCAACTGCGCACTACGGCCCGCAAGTCGCTGGTTGAATACGTTCGTGAACGATTGTCCCGGCAACTGGCCGCGTCAGGCGCGTCGCCCGAGGCGGTTGACGCGGCGAAACGGCTGTTTGATCCCAACGCGTTGACGCTGGGCTTTGCCCGCCGCTTTGCAAGCTACAAACGACCGAACCTGCTGCTGCACGACCCGGAGCGGCTACTGCGTTTGTTCAGCAATCCGCAACGCCCGGTGCAACTCGTCGTGGCCGGCAAGGCGCATCCGGCGGATCAGGCCGGCCAGGCCCTGATCCGGCAGTGGACGCAGTTCATCCGGCGCTCCGAAGTCCGCCCCCATGTGATTTTCCTCAGTGACTACGACATGCATTTGACCGAGCACTTGGTGCAGGGCGTGGATGTCTGGCTCAACACGCCGCGGCGGCCCTGGGAAGCGAGTGGAACGAGCGGCATGAAGGTGCTGGTCAATGGCGGCATCAATCTGTCTGAATTGGACGGCTGGTGGGCGGAAGCCTACGCGCCGGACGTGGGCTGGGCGTTGGGGGATGGTCAGGAACATGGCGACGATCCCGCCTGGGACGCGATCGAAGCGGAAGCCCTCTATGACCTGCTCGAACGCGAGGTGATCCCGGAGTTCTATACTCGTGATGAACAAGGTATCCCCAGCGCCTGGGTGGCGCGGATGCGCGAAAGCATGGCGCGGTTGACACCGCTCTTTTCCACCAACCGCGCGGTGCGCGAATACACCGAGCGACACTACCTCCCGTCGGCCGTTGCGTACCGCGAGCGGAACGCCGACAAAGGTGCGATCGGTTTGCAGGTGGTTAATTGGCGGCAAGCGCTGGACCAAAAGTGGGCCGCGCTGCGCTTCGGCGAAGTGAAGGTGGAGACTGACGGCGAGCAACACGTATTTGAGGTTCAAGTGTATCTCGATGATCTCGACCCGGAGGCAGTGCGGGTCGAGCTCTATGCCGACGGCGTCAGGGATGGCGCTCCGGTGCGGCAGGAGATGAAGCGCGTGCGGCAACTGGTGGGCGCGACAAACGGCTATGCCTATCGCGCAGGCGTGCCTGCTACCCGCCCGGCGACGGACTATACGGCGCGACTCCTGCCGCACCGCGATGGTGTGGCGATCCCGCTGGAAGCCGCCCATATCCTGTGGCAGCGATGA
- a CDS encoding alpha-D-glucose phosphate-specific phosphoglucomutase: protein MKVNPLAGKPAPSAMLANIPKLVKAYYTDMPDFSAPTQRVAFGTSGHRGSSFEKTFNEGHVLAIGQAICLYRKQQGIDGPLFLGIDTHALSVPAFASALEVLAANGVEVMLAENDEYTPTPVISHAILTYNRGRDKGLADGIVITPSHNPPDNGGFKYNPPNGGPADTGVTGWIEAKANEFLKDGLQGVKRMPFEKALRAATTHRHDYLNAYVSDLDKVIDMEAIRGANIGMGVDPLGGAGVHYWAAIAGRYGLNLTVVNEVVDPTFRFMTVDWDGRIRMDPSSSYAMQNLIGLKDRFDIAFACDTDHDRHGIVTRSTGLLPPNRYLSVAIHYLFQHRPKWRTEAAVGKTVVSSQMIDHVTAKLGRKLYEVPVGFKWFVGGLLDGSLGFGGEESAGASFLRLDGAVWTTDKDGIVPALLSAEITARMGRDPGEIYRELTREFGESAYARVEAPATPAQKEILSKLSPQQVRSTDLAGEKIQAILSHAPGNGAPIGGLKVITESGWFAARPSGTEDIYKIYAESFRGADHLRSILAEAQTIVSDALAASPQQPGIPSRKNLKENS from the coding sequence ATGAAAGTAAATCCTTTGGCGGGGAAACCCGCCCCGTCGGCGATGCTGGCCAATATCCCAAAACTGGTGAAGGCCTACTATACCGACATGCCTGACTTCTCGGCGCCCACGCAACGGGTCGCGTTCGGCACATCGGGACATCGCGGTTCCTCGTTCGAGAAGACCTTCAACGAAGGGCATGTGCTCGCCATCGGCCAGGCAATTTGCCTGTACCGCAAACAGCAGGGTATCGATGGCCCGCTGTTTCTGGGTATCGACACGCACGCGCTTTCCGTTCCGGCGTTTGCCAGTGCGCTCGAAGTGTTGGCAGCCAACGGTGTGGAAGTCATGCTCGCCGAGAACGACGAATACACGCCCACCCCCGTGATTTCTCACGCGATACTCACTTATAACCGCGGACGCGATAAAGGACTGGCGGACGGCATTGTTATCACGCCGTCGCACAACCCGCCCGACAATGGCGGTTTCAAGTACAACCCGCCCAACGGCGGGCCGGCGGATACCGGCGTCACCGGCTGGATCGAAGCCAAGGCCAACGAGTTTCTGAAAGACGGCCTCCAGGGCGTGAAAAGAATGCCTTTCGAAAAGGCGTTGCGCGCCGCCACGACGCACCGGCACGACTATCTCAACGCTTACGTGAGTGATCTCGACAAAGTGATCGATATGGAGGCGATCCGAGGCGCCAACATCGGCATGGGCGTCGATCCGCTCGGTGGCGCAGGCGTCCATTACTGGGCCGCGATTGCCGGGCGCTATGGTTTGAATCTCACGGTTGTGAACGAAGTCGTCGATCCGACCTTCCGGTTCATGACGGTCGATTGGGACGGCCGCATTCGCATGGACCCGTCTTCGTCCTATGCCATGCAGAATTTGATCGGCCTGAAGGACCGCTTCGACATCGCCTTCGCCTGCGACACCGACCACGACCGGCACGGGATCGTTACCCGGAGCACGGGCTTGCTCCCACCCAATCGCTATCTTTCCGTCGCCATCCACTATCTGTTCCAGCATCGGCCAAAGTGGCGCACGGAAGCGGCGGTGGGAAAAACCGTCGTGAGCAGCCAGATGATCGATCACGTGACCGCGAAGCTCGGACGGAAGCTCTACGAGGTGCCGGTCGGCTTCAAGTGGTTCGTCGGCGGCCTGCTCGACGGTTCGCTTGGCTTCGGCGGCGAAGAGAGCGCGGGAGCATCCTTCCTGCGCCTTGACGGCGCCGTCTGGACGACGGACAAAGACGGAATCGTCCCGGCTTTGCTCTCCGCGGAAATCACTGCGCGGATGGGCCGCGATCCCGGCGAGATCTACCGCGAGCTGACGCGCGAATTCGGCGAGTCTGCCTACGCCCGGGTCGAGGCGCCCGCCACTCCGGCGCAAAAAGAGATACTGTCAAAACTCTCGCCGCAGCAGGTTCGATCAACAGACCTGGCTGGCGAAAAAATCCAGGCCATCCTCAGCCATGCGCCCGGCAACGGCGCGCCCATCGGCGGGTTGAAGGTGATTACCGAAAGTGGCTGGTTCGCTGCGCGTCCCTCAGGCACCGAAGACATCTATAAGATCTATGCGGAGAGCTTCCGTGGAGCGGATCATCTGCGCAGCATCCTGGCGGAAGCACAGACCATCGTCAGCGATGCTCTGGCGGCGTCCCCGCAGCAGCCGGGGATTCCGTCCAGGAAAAATTTGAAGGAGAACTCATGA
- a CDS encoding phosphoketolase family protein translates to MNKPLTPEVLRKMNAYWRAANYLSVGQIYLYDNPLLKKPLTLEHIKPRLLGHWGTTPGLNFIYVHLNRIIKQYDLNMLYVTGPGHGGPALVANTYLEGAYSELYPHISQDEQGMKRLFTQFSFPGGIPSHVAPETPGSINEGGELGYSLAHAYGAAFDNPDLLVACVVGDGEAETGPLATSWHSNKFLNPVHDGAVLPILHLNGYKIAGPTVLARISRDELEALFRGYGYTPYFVEGDDPKAMHQLMAGTLDTIVAGIQHIQRDARKNGFKQRPRWPMIILRSPKGWTGPGVVDGKPVEGTFRAHQVPVAQLATKPRHLKILEQWMKSYRPRELFDKNGRLLAELAELAPKGERRMGANPHANGGLLLRDLKMPDFRDYAVRVAKPGGVEAEATSVQGQFIRDVFKLNADARNFRVFSPDETASNRWGALFEVTNRCSTAEIIPGDDHIASDGRVMEMLSEHQCEGWLEGYLLTGRHGFFSSYEAFIHIIDSMFNQHAKWLDVTRQIPWRRPIASLNYLLSSHVWRQDHNGFTHQDPGFIDLAANKKADIIRVYLPPDANTLLTVTDHCLRSRHYVNVIVAGKHPSPQWLDMESAVKHCTAGLGIWKWASNDEGSEPDVVMACAGDVPTLETLAAVEMLRQHFPELKIRVINVVDLMALQPQSEHPQGLSDKDFDVLFTKDKPIVFAYHGYPSLIHQLTYRRTNHHNLHVRGYKEEGTTTTPFDMAVRNDIDRFHLVKDVVDRVSSLVPRAAYLTQIIRDKLIDHQRYIRQYGEDMPEIRDWKWGARETGKTGPARK, encoded by the coding sequence ATGAATAAGCCTCTGACCCCGGAAGTGTTACGCAAGATGAACGCCTACTGGCGGGCCGCCAACTACCTGTCTGTGGGCCAGATTTACCTGTATGACAATCCGCTGCTCAAAAAGCCGTTGACGCTGGAGCACATAAAGCCGCGGCTACTGGGCCATTGGGGTACCACGCCGGGGTTGAATTTCATCTACGTGCATCTCAACCGGATCATCAAGCAGTATGACCTCAACATGCTCTATGTCACCGGGCCGGGACACGGCGGACCGGCCCTGGTGGCCAATACGTATCTGGAGGGCGCCTACAGCGAGTTGTACCCGCATATCTCCCAAGACGAACAAGGTATGAAGAGGCTGTTTACGCAGTTTTCTTTTCCCGGGGGCATACCCAGTCACGTGGCCCCGGAAACCCCGGGCTCAATCAACGAAGGCGGCGAACTCGGCTATTCGCTGGCGCACGCGTATGGCGCGGCGTTCGACAATCCCGACTTGCTGGTTGCCTGTGTCGTGGGCGATGGCGAGGCGGAAACCGGCCCGCTGGCGACCAGTTGGCACTCGAACAAATTCCTCAATCCGGTGCACGACGGCGCCGTACTTCCCATCCTGCACTTGAACGGCTACAAGATTGCCGGCCCCACGGTGCTCGCCCGCATTTCCCGCGACGAGCTTGAAGCGCTCTTCCGTGGCTACGGTTACACCCCCTATTTCGTCGAGGGTGACGACCCGAAAGCGATGCACCAGCTCATGGCGGGCACACTCGACACTATCGTGGCCGGTATTCAACACATCCAGCGCGACGCCCGAAAGAACGGGTTCAAGCAACGACCGCGCTGGCCGATGATCATCCTGCGCTCGCCGAAGGGCTGGACGGGTCCCGGCGTGGTCGATGGCAAGCCGGTCGAAGGAACATTTCGCGCCCACCAGGTGCCGGTTGCGCAACTTGCGACCAAGCCCAGGCACCTGAAAATTCTCGAACAGTGGATGAAGAGTTACCGGCCCCGGGAATTATTCGACAAGAATGGCAGGCTCCTTGCGGAACTGGCTGAACTGGCGCCGAAGGGCGAGCGGCGAATGGGAGCGAATCCTCATGCTAATGGCGGGCTACTGCTTCGGGATCTGAAAATGCCGGACTTCCGCGACTACGCGGTCAGGGTGGCGAAGCCCGGCGGCGTGGAAGCCGAAGCGACGAGCGTGCAGGGTCAGTTCATCCGCGACGTGTTCAAGCTCAACGCCGACGCACGCAACTTCCGCGTGTTCAGCCCGGATGAAACCGCCTCGAACCGCTGGGGCGCATTATTCGAGGTAACGAACCGTTGCTCGACCGCGGAAATCATCCCCGGTGACGATCACATCGCGTCCGACGGCCGGGTGATGGAGATGTTGAGCGAGCATCAGTGCGAAGGTTGGCTCGAAGGTTACCTCCTGACCGGACGGCACGGCTTTTTCTCAAGTTACGAAGCGTTCATTCACATCATAGATTCGATGTTCAACCAGCACGCCAAGTGGCTGGATGTGACCCGCCAGATTCCGTGGCGGCGGCCCATTGCTTCCCTGAACTACCTGCTGTCTTCGCACGTGTGGCGTCAGGATCACAACGGCTTCACTCACCAGGACCCCGGCTTCATCGATTTGGCGGCGAACAAGAAGGCGGACATCATCCGCGTGTATCTGCCGCCTGATGCCAATACCCTGCTGACGGTGACCGATCACTGCCTGCGCAGCCGCCACTACGTCAATGTCATCGTTGCCGGCAAACACCCGTCGCCGCAATGGCTGGACATGGAGTCGGCAGTCAAACACTGCACCGCCGGGCTCGGCATCTGGAAATGGGCAAGCAACGACGAGGGCAGCGAGCCCGATGTGGTGATGGCCTGCGCCGGCGATGTGCCCACCCTGGAGACGCTGGCCGCAGTGGAGATGCTGCGGCAGCATTTCCCGGAGCTTAAGATCCGCGTCATCAATGTGGTGGATTTGATGGCGCTGCAGCCACAGAGTGAGCATCCTCAGGGCTTGAGCGACAAGGACTTCGATGTCCTGTTCACCAAGGACAAACCCATCGTCTTCGCCTACCACGGATATCCTTCGCTGATCCATCAGCTGACGTATCGGCGAACCAACCATCACAACCTGCACGTTCGTGGGTACAAGGAAGAAGGAACCACCACCACGCCCTTCGACATGGCGGTGCGCAATGACATCGACCGCTTTCATTTAGTCAAAGACGTCGTCGATCGGGTGTCGAGTTTGGTCCCGCGCGCTGCTTATCTCACCCAAATCATTCGAGACAAGCTGATCGACCACCAGCGCTACATCCGGCAATACGGTGAGGACATGCCGGAAATCCGGGATTGGAAATGGGGTGCCAGGGAAACGGGGAAGACAGGCCCCGCGCGCAAATGA
- a CDS encoding copper-translocating P-type ATPase, with protein sequence MSADMAHEMGHGGKDLPAMVRDMRNRFWICLFFTVPVFVYAPMGDLFAAPAPPFGLALNLWLFFLASAAILYPSWPFVVAAWRALRTGTLNMAVLIVLSVGTGYLFSVGATFFFESAQFFEASAVLLVFILLGHWLEMRARAGASAAITALMDLAPAKASVVRNGVEVEVPTAEVAAGEIVVIRPGNKIPVDGTVETGESLVDESMLTGESMPVKKGPGATVIGATINKSGSFRYKAMKVGADTALAQIVKLVQEAQNSKAPAQLLADKAAQWLVIAAIVVGLATFAVWFWWIGQPLLFALTLTITVFVIACPDALGLATPMAVMVGTGLGAMNGILFKNASALEDATRLNVIIFDKTGTLTIGQPEVVEIVTADGITEDVLLTAAAAVEQGSDHPLAQAILRRAAHLTVAAPTGFESIDGMGARAETAGGTVFLGNRLLMNTQKLALGPLEAEAARLQGDGRTVVHVARNGRVVGLIAIADAIRPTAKAAAAKLRHRGIEVVMLTGDNIGTAKRIAAELGIDSVLADVLPGQKAEKVKELQATGKKVGMVGDGVNDAPALTQADVGFAIGAGTDVAMESADVVLMKSDPYDIVAAIELSRATLRKMHQNLWWAVGYNVIAFPLAAGILYPFVLSPEVAALSMSGSTLIVAINALMLKRTKLAGIRQPGGAAAATAAAQVPA encoded by the coding sequence ATGTCGGCGGATATGGCGCATGAGATGGGCCATGGCGGCAAGGACCTGCCGGCCATGGTCCGCGACATGCGCAACCGTTTCTGGATCTGCCTGTTCTTCACCGTGCCGGTCTTTGTCTACGCACCAATGGGAGACCTCTTCGCAGCGCCCGCTCCGCCATTCGGTCTGGCGCTCAACCTGTGGCTGTTCTTCCTGGCAAGCGCCGCGATTCTCTATCCGAGTTGGCCGTTTGTCGTCGCCGCCTGGCGCGCGCTCAGGACCGGCACCCTGAACATGGCGGTGCTGATCGTCTTGAGCGTTGGGACCGGGTATCTCTTCAGCGTCGGCGCTACCTTCTTCTTCGAGAGCGCGCAGTTCTTCGAAGCCTCCGCCGTGCTGCTGGTTTTCATCCTGCTCGGCCACTGGCTGGAAATGCGTGCCCGTGCGGGCGCCTCGGCGGCCATTACAGCGCTGATGGACCTCGCCCCGGCGAAGGCCTCTGTTGTCCGCAATGGCGTCGAGGTTGAAGTGCCGACTGCGGAGGTGGCGGCGGGCGAGATTGTCGTGATCCGGCCGGGCAACAAGATTCCGGTCGACGGCACGGTGGAGACGGGCGAATCGCTGGTCGACGAATCCATGCTCACCGGCGAGTCGATGCCGGTCAAGAAGGGCCCGGGCGCCACGGTGATTGGCGCGACCATCAACAAGAGCGGCAGTTTTCGCTATAAGGCGATGAAGGTCGGGGCCGACACGGCGCTGGCGCAGATCGTGAAACTGGTGCAGGAGGCGCAGAACTCGAAAGCGCCGGCGCAACTCCTGGCGGACAAGGCCGCGCAATGGCTGGTGATCGCGGCGATCGTCGTCGGTCTTGCGACCTTTGCAGTGTGGTTCTGGTGGATCGGACAGCCGCTGCTGTTTGCGTTGACGCTTACCATCACGGTCTTCGTGATCGCCTGCCCGGATGCGTTGGGACTAGCCACGCCCATGGCGGTGATGGTGGGGACGGGCCTCGGCGCAATGAACGGCATTCTGTTCAAGAACGCCTCGGCGCTGGAAGACGCCACCAGACTCAATGTCATCATTTTCGACAAAACCGGTACGCTCACCATCGGCCAGCCGGAGGTGGTGGAGATCGTGACGGCGGACGGGATCACCGAGGACGTGCTGCTGACCGCCGCGGCAGCCGTCGAACAGGGGTCCGACCATCCGCTGGCCCAGGCCATCCTGCGCCGGGCGGCGCACCTCACCGTCGCGGCGCCGACCGGATTCGAAAGCATCGACGGCATGGGCGCGCGCGCCGAGACCGCCGGCGGGACGGTGTTCCTCGGCAACCGGTTGCTGATGAATACACAAAAGCTTGCACTCGGTCCTTTGGAGGCCGAAGCCGCTCGCCTGCAGGGTGACGGCCGAACCGTTGTCCACGTGGCCCGGAACGGTCGCGTGGTCGGCCTCATCGCCATCGCCGATGCGATAAGACCCACCGCCAAGGCAGCCGCGGCAAAACTGCGCCATCGGGGCATCGAGGTGGTGATGTTGACCGGCGACAACATCGGCACGGCCAAGCGCATCGCCGCGGAACTCGGCATCGACAGCGTGCTGGCCGACGTGCTGCCCGGCCAGAAGGCCGAGAAGGTGAAGGAGTTGCAGGCCACGGGGAAGAAGGTCGGGATGGTGGGCGATGGCGTCAACGACGCGCCGGCGCTGACCCAGGCTGATGTCGGCTTTGCCATCGGCGCCGGCACCGACGTCGCGATGGAAAGCGCCGACGTGGTGTTGATGAAGAGCGACCCGTATGACATCGTCGCCGCCATAGAGCTGTCGCGCGCAACGTTACGAAAGATGCACCAGAATCTTTGGTGGGCGGTGGGCTACAACGTGATCGCCTTTCCGCTCGCCGCGGGCATCCTGTACCCCTTCGTACTGAGTCCGGAGGTCGCGGCGCTGTCAATGTCCGGCAGCACCCTCATCGTGGCGATCAATGCGCTGATGCTGAAGCGCACCAAGCTGGCGGGCATCCGTCAGCCTGGCGGAGCGGCAGCAGCGACCGCTGCGGCGCAGGTGCCGGCGTGA
- the ppk2 gene encoding polyphosphate kinase 2 — protein sequence MSKKIKEQGVSGHTPSISKQAYKDSLHKLQVELVKLQRHFIKCNDKILIILEGRDASGKDGTIKRIVQHLSPRETRVVALGKPSDRDRTSWYFQRYVPYLPAAQELVLFNRSWYNRAGVERVMGFCSDAEYEEFMGSVSEFEHMLVRSGIKLLKYYLDINKPEQKQRLNERKSDPLTQWKTSALDSQALKKWKQYSLARDEMLARTHNAIAPWTIVRADDKQLARLNIIKDVLSRLHYADKDERLVLPDPQIVFAYDISNLENGQLAK from the coding sequence ATGAGCAAGAAAATCAAAGAACAAGGCGTGAGCGGGCACACGCCCTCGATCTCGAAACAGGCCTATAAGGACAGCTTGCACAAGCTCCAGGTCGAACTCGTTAAGCTGCAGCGGCACTTCATCAAATGCAATGACAAAATACTGATCATCCTGGAGGGCCGGGATGCGTCCGGGAAGGACGGCACGATCAAGCGCATTGTCCAGCATTTGAGTCCGCGCGAAACCCGCGTTGTCGCCCTCGGCAAACCCTCGGACCGCGACCGTACCTCTTGGTACTTTCAGCGTTATGTTCCTTATTTGCCGGCGGCCCAGGAACTCGTGCTGTTTAACCGCAGTTGGTACAACCGCGCGGGCGTCGAGCGCGTCATGGGTTTTTGTAGCGACGCGGAGTACGAAGAATTCATGGGCTCGGTGTCAGAGTTCGAGCATATGTTGGTCCGCTCGGGTATCAAACTCCTCAAGTACTACCTCGACATCAACAAACCCGAGCAGAAGCAACGCTTGAATGAGCGCAAGAGTGATCCACTCACACAATGGAAAACCAGCGCACTTGACAGCCAAGCGCTCAAGAAGTGGAAGCAGTACAGCCTGGCGCGCGACGAGATGCTGGCACGCACTCACAACGCCATAGCGCCGTGGACCATCGTGCGCGCCGACGACAAGCAATTGGCGCGGCTCAACATCATCAAGGATGTGCTCAGCCGGCTGCACTATGCAGACAAGGACGAGAGGCTGGTCCTGCCGGACCCGCAGATCGTATTCGCATACGATATCTCAAATCTCGAAAACGGCCAGCTCGCGAAGTAA
- a CDS encoding heavy-metal-associated domain-containing protein: MKTVTIEVGGMISALSARGVEKQLAKLTGVYKAEVNYVAGSATVVYDETVTDLKTIKARVHECGYHCTGEMLPKHLCVPEDPPDNG; encoded by the coding sequence ATGAAAACTGTCACCATCGAAGTCGGGGGGATGATTTCGGCGCTCAGCGCCCGCGGCGTGGAGAAACAGCTCGCCAAGCTCACGGGCGTATACAAGGCCGAAGTCAACTACGTCGCCGGCAGCGCGACGGTGGTCTACGACGAAACCGTCACCGATCTCAAGACCATCAAGGCCAGGGTGCACGAGTGCGGTTACCACTGCACCGGCGAGATGCTGCCGAAGCATCTATGCGTGCCCGAGGACCCGCCGGACAACGGGTGA